In Sphingomonas sp. SORGH_AS_0950, the following are encoded in one genomic region:
- a CDS encoding DEAD/DEAH box helicase, with translation MSFSELGLAEPLVRALEAKGYSEPTPIQRDSIPTLLEGRDLLGIAQTGTGKTAAFVLPSIQRLVEANKRVLPTHCRMLVLAPTRELASQIAENAKGYAKFSKLAVATVFGGTSLNKNRQDLSRGVDILVATPGRLIDLVEQGFLNLSMIEILVLDEADQMLDLGFIHALRRIVKMIPRKRQTLFFSATMPAAIRDLADKFLDNPATVTVTPVSTTAERVDQSVTFVTQQEKQALLTILLADPAIELALVFTRTKHGADRVVKLLAGNGIAANAIHGNKSQGQRERALGEFRSGQTRVLVATDIAARGIDIPGVSHVFNFELPNVAEQYVHRIGRTARAGRSGMAIAFCAEDERPYLKDIEKLTRQKITVVPLPADFVKRAETIKSQRVKAIGADPAPRVDRPRDPARPRATHSPRATDSRAPQGRQPRRRGGGGGAGGPGGGGRGRGGRSGGGAGRGAQG, from the coding sequence ATGTCGTTTTCCGAACTCGGCCTTGCCGAGCCGCTCGTCCGCGCGCTCGAAGCCAAGGGCTATTCCGAACCCACCCCGATCCAGCGCGACTCGATCCCGACGCTGCTCGAAGGCCGCGACCTGCTGGGCATCGCGCAGACCGGCACCGGCAAGACCGCCGCATTCGTGCTGCCGTCGATCCAGCGGCTGGTCGAGGCGAACAAGCGGGTCCTGCCGACCCATTGCCGGATGCTGGTGCTCGCCCCGACCCGCGAACTGGCCAGCCAGATCGCCGAGAATGCGAAGGGCTATGCCAAATTCTCCAAGCTGGCGGTCGCGACCGTCTTTGGCGGCACCAGCCTGAACAAGAACCGTCAGGACCTGTCACGCGGCGTCGACATCCTGGTCGCGACGCCGGGCCGCCTGATCGACCTGGTCGAGCAGGGCTTCCTGAACCTGTCGATGATCGAGATCCTGGTGCTGGACGAAGCCGACCAGATGCTCGACCTGGGCTTCATCCACGCGCTGCGCCGCATCGTGAAGATGATCCCGCGCAAGCGCCAGACCTTGTTCTTCTCGGCCACCATGCCCGCCGCGATCCGCGACCTGGCCGACAAGTTCCTCGACAATCCCGCGACCGTCACCGTGACCCCGGTGTCGACCACCGCCGAGCGCGTCGACCAGTCGGTGACGTTCGTGACGCAGCAGGAAAAGCAGGCGCTGCTGACCATCCTGCTCGCCGATCCCGCGATCGAGCTGGCGCTGGTCTTCACCCGCACCAAGCATGGCGCCGACCGCGTCGTGAAGCTGCTGGCGGGCAACGGCATCGCCGCCAACGCGATCCATGGCAACAAAAGCCAGGGCCAGCGCGAGCGCGCGCTGGGCGAGTTCCGCTCGGGCCAGACCCGCGTGCTGGTGGCGACCGACATCGCCGCGCGCGGCATCGACATTCCGGGCGTCAGCCACGTCTTCAACTTCGAGCTGCCCAATGTCGCCGAGCAATATGTCCACCGCATCGGCCGCACCGCGCGTGCGGGCCGTTCGGGCATGGCCATCGCCTTCTGCGCCGAGGATGAGCGTCCGTATCTGAAGGACATCGAGAAGCTGACGCGGCAGAAGATCACCGTCGTCCCGCTGCCCGCCGATTTCGTGAAGCGCGCCGAGACGATCAAGTCGCAGCGCGTCAAGGCGATCGGCGCCGATCCCGCGCCGCGCGTCGACCGTCCGCGTGATCCGGCGCGGCCGCGCGCCACGCATTCCCCGCGCGCGACCGACTCGCGCGCACCCCAGGGTCGCCAGCCGCGCCGTCGTGGCGGCGGTGGCGGAGCTGGCGGTCCGGGCGGCGGTGGCCGCGGTCGTGGCGGCCGCTCCGGCGGCGGTGCGGGTCGCGGCGCCCAGGGCTGA